A DNA window from Mycobacterium sp. IDR2000157661 contains the following coding sequences:
- the tkt gene encoding transketolase: protein MTTLEEISALTRPNHPDDWTEVDTLAVDTVRVLAADAVQKVGNGHPGTAMSLAPLAYTLFQRQMVHDPSDVHWLGRDRFVLSCGHSSLTLYIQLYLGGFGLELSDIESLRTFKSKTPGHPEFRHTRGVEITTGPLGQGLASAVGMAMASRYERGLFDPDTPWGESPFDHYVYVIASDGDIEEGITSEASSLAGTQQLGNLIVFYDQNQISIEHDTNIALSEDVAARYRAYGWHVQEVEGGENVVGIEQAIAAAKKVTDKPSFIALRTIIGYPAPNKMNTGGVHGSALGEEEVAATKEILGFDPDKTFEVRPEVIEHTRKLVDRGQEAHAKWQSGFDAWAEREPERKALLDRLLAKELPDGWDTDLTHWEPGSKAVATRAAFGQVLNDVAPKLPELWGGSADLAGSNNTTIKGVKSFGPPSISTEDFSADWYGRVLHFGIREHAMGAILSGIVLHGPTRAFGGTFLQFSDYMRPAVRLASLMDIDTIYVWTHDSIGLGEDGPTHQPIEHLAALRAIPNLSVVRPGDPNETAYAWRSIIARGNGSGPVGFILTRQGIPVLEGTDSDGVARGGYVLGGASPEEVRDADVIIIATGSELQLAVEARKQLADKDITAYVVSMPCVEWFESQPKEYRDSVLPPTVSARVAVEAAVAQSWYKLVGDTGEIVSIEHYGESADDKTLFREFGFTPEAVVAAAERSIDN, encoded by the coding sequence GTGACCACGCTCGAAGAAATCTCCGCCCTGACCCGGCCGAACCATCCCGACGACTGGACCGAGGTGGACACCCTCGCAGTCGACACCGTCCGGGTGCTGGCGGCGGACGCGGTGCAGAAGGTCGGCAACGGCCACCCGGGCACCGCCATGAGCCTCGCCCCGCTGGCCTACACCCTCTTCCAGCGCCAGATGGTGCACGACCCGAGCGACGTGCACTGGCTGGGCCGCGACCGGTTCGTGCTGTCTTGCGGGCACTCCAGCCTGACCCTCTACATCCAGCTGTACCTCGGCGGGTTCGGCCTCGAACTGTCCGACATCGAGTCGCTGCGGACCTTCAAGTCGAAGACACCGGGCCATCCGGAGTTCCGCCACACCAGGGGCGTCGAGATCACCACCGGGCCACTCGGCCAGGGGCTGGCGTCGGCAGTCGGCATGGCGATGGCGTCGCGGTACGAGCGCGGGCTGTTCGATCCCGACACGCCATGGGGCGAGAGCCCGTTCGACCACTACGTCTACGTGATCGCCTCCGACGGTGACATCGAAGAGGGCATCACCAGCGAGGCGTCGTCGCTGGCGGGCACCCAGCAGCTCGGCAACCTGATCGTGTTCTACGACCAGAACCAGATCTCGATCGAGCACGACACCAACATCGCGCTCTCCGAAGACGTCGCGGCTCGGTACCGCGCCTACGGCTGGCACGTGCAGGAGGTCGAGGGCGGCGAGAACGTCGTCGGCATCGAACAGGCCATCGCCGCGGCCAAGAAGGTCACCGACAAGCCGTCGTTCATCGCGCTGCGCACCATCATCGGCTATCCGGCGCCGAACAAGATGAACACCGGCGGTGTGCACGGTTCGGCGTTGGGTGAGGAGGAGGTGGCGGCCACCAAGGAGATCCTCGGCTTCGACCCCGACAAGACGTTCGAGGTGCGGCCGGAGGTGATCGAGCACACCCGCAAGCTGGTGGACCGCGGTCAGGAGGCACACGCGAAGTGGCAGAGCGGCTTCGACGCCTGGGCCGAGCGCGAGCCCGAACGCAAGGCGCTGCTGGACCGGCTGCTGGCCAAGGAGCTGCCCGACGGCTGGGACACCGACCTGACCCACTGGGAGCCGGGCTCCAAGGCGGTGGCCACCCGCGCCGCGTTCGGTCAGGTGCTAAACGACGTGGCCCCCAAACTGCCCGAGCTCTGGGGCGGGTCGGCGGATCTGGCCGGCAGCAACAACACCACCATCAAGGGCGTCAAGTCCTTCGGCCCGCCGTCGATCTCCACCGAGGACTTCTCGGCGGACTGGTACGGACGGGTGTTGCACTTCGGGATTCGTGAGCACGCAATGGGCGCGATCCTGTCGGGCATCGTGCTGCACGGGCCGACGCGCGCGTTCGGCGGAACGTTCCTGCAGTTCTCCGATTACATGCGGCCTGCGGTTCGCCTGGCGTCGCTGATGGACATCGACACCATCTACGTCTGGACCCACGATTCCATCGGCCTCGGCGAGGACGGTCCCACCCACCAGCCGATCGAGCACCTCGCGGCGCTGCGTGCCATCCCGAACCTGTCGGTGGTGCGCCCCGGTGACCCGAACGAGACGGCCTACGCCTGGCGCAGCATCATCGCCCGCGGTAACGGAAGCGGTCCGGTCGGTTTCATCCTGACGCGCCAGGGCATCCCGGTCCTGGAGGGCACTGACTCCGACGGTGTGGCGCGCGGCGGCTATGTGCTCGGCGGGGCCTCCCCCGAAGAAGTGCGCGACGCCGACGTGATCATCATCGCGACCGGATCCGAGCTGCAACTCGCAGTCGAGGCCCGGAAGCAGTTGGCGGACAAGGACATCACCGCCTACGTGGTCTCGATGCCGTGTGTCGAGTGGTTCGAATCGCAGCCGAAGGAGTACCGCGATTCGGTGCTGCCGCCGACGGTCTCGGCGCGGGTGGCGGTCGAAGCGGCTGTCGCGCAGAGTTGGTACAAGCTCGTCGGCGACACCGGTGAGATCGTCTCGATCGAGCACTACGGCGAATCCGCCGACGACAAGACTTTGTTCCGTGAGTTCGGTTTCACGCCCGAAGCGGTGGTGGCCGCGGCGGAACGATCAATAGACAACTGA
- the tal gene encoding transaldolase — protein MAQNPNLAALSEAGVSVWLDDLSRDRLQTGNLQELIDTMSVVGVTTNPSIFQAALSAGHAYDAQVNELAERGADVDATVRTVTTDDVRNACDVLAKQYEASGGADGRVSIEVDPRLAQDTDKTILQAVELWKIVDRPNLLIKIPATMAGLPAITAVIAEGISVNVTLIFSVERHRLVMDAYLAGLEKAKEAGHDLSKIHSVASFFVSRVDTEIDKRLEKIGTQESLALRGKAGVANARLAYAAYEEVFVGGRRYEALKADGARVQRPLWASTGVKNPDYSDTLYVTELVAPNTVNTMPEKTIDAVADHGVITGDTVTGTAGEAQALFDELAAVGIDLPDVFRLLEEEGVEKFEKSWLELLEATQGQLDAAGK, from the coding sequence ATGGCTCAGAATCCGAACCTCGCGGCGCTGTCGGAGGCAGGCGTGTCGGTATGGCTCGACGACCTCTCGCGCGACCGGCTGCAGACCGGAAACCTGCAGGAACTGATCGACACCATGTCCGTGGTCGGTGTGACGACCAATCCGTCGATCTTCCAAGCCGCCCTGTCCGCGGGGCACGCCTACGACGCGCAGGTCAACGAACTGGCCGAGCGCGGCGCCGATGTGGACGCCACCGTCCGCACCGTCACCACCGACGACGTCCGCAACGCCTGCGACGTGCTGGCCAAGCAGTACGAGGCGTCCGGCGGCGCCGACGGGCGGGTCTCCATCGAGGTCGATCCGCGCCTCGCGCAGGACACCGACAAGACCATCCTGCAGGCCGTCGAATTGTGGAAGATCGTCGACCGGCCCAACCTGCTGATCAAGATCCCTGCCACGATGGCCGGCCTGCCCGCGATCACCGCCGTTATCGCCGAGGGCATCTCGGTCAACGTGACGCTGATCTTCTCCGTCGAACGCCACCGCCTGGTGATGGACGCCTACCTGGCGGGCCTGGAGAAGGCGAAGGAGGCCGGTCATGACCTGTCCAAGATCCACTCCGTCGCCTCGTTCTTCGTGTCGCGGGTCGACACCGAGATCGACAAGCGGCTGGAGAAGATCGGCACCCAGGAGTCGCTGGCGTTGCGGGGCAAGGCCGGCGTCGCCAACGCCCGGCTGGCCTACGCCGCCTACGAGGAGGTGTTCGTCGGCGGCCGGCGCTACGAGGCCCTCAAGGCCGACGGCGCCCGTGTTCAGCGCCCGCTGTGGGCGTCGACCGGTGTGAAGAACCCCGACTACTCCGACACGCTCTACGTCACCGAACTGGTCGCACCCAACACGGTGAACACCATGCCGGAGAAGACGATCGACGCGGTTGCCGACCACGGCGTCATCACCGGTGACACCGTGACGGGAACCGCAGGCGAGGCCCAGGCGCTGTTCGACGAGCTGGCCGCCGTCGGCATCGATCTGCCCGACGTCTTCCGGCTGCTCGAGGAGGAGGGCGTCGAGAAGTTCGAGAAGTCGTGGCTCGAGTTGCTCGAGGCCACCCAGGGTCAGCTCGACGCAGCTGGCAAATGA
- the zwf gene encoding glucose-6-phosphate dehydrogenase, translating to MTAWVNPLRDKRDKRMPRIAGPCGIVIFGVTGDLSRKKLMPAIYDLANRGLLPPSFALVGFARRDWADEDFGQVVYEAVKQHARTPFRQEVWDRLAEGFRFVQGTFDDESAFQKLAETLEKLDAERGTGGNHAFYLSIPPKAFQQVTEQLQKTGLARPQEGRWSRVVIEKPFGHDLQSARELNAVVNSVFPEESVFRIDHYLGKETVQNILALRFANELYEPIWNNNYVDSVQITMAEDIGLGGRAGYYDGVGAARDVIQNHLLQLLALTAMEDPVNFGPHELQAEKIKVLSATNVVEPLDQTTARGQYAAGWQGSEKVVGLLEEQGFSKDSTTETYAAITLGIDTRRWAGVPFYLRTGKRLGRRVTEIALIFKRAPHLPFDKTMTEELGQNALVIRVQPDEGITTRFGSKVPGSAMEVRDVNMDFSYGSAFAEDSPEAYERLILDVLLGEPSLFPVNREVELSWEILDPVLEHWAAHGRPEPYESGTWGPASADEMLHRTGREWRRP from the coding sequence ATGACGGCGTGGGTCAACCCGCTTCGCGACAAGCGCGACAAGCGGATGCCCCGGATCGCGGGGCCGTGCGGCATCGTCATCTTCGGCGTCACCGGTGACCTGTCGCGCAAGAAGCTGATGCCCGCCATCTATGACCTGGCCAACCGCGGGCTGTTGCCGCCGTCGTTCGCGCTGGTCGGGTTCGCCCGGCGCGACTGGGCCGACGAGGACTTCGGTCAGGTCGTCTACGAGGCCGTCAAGCAGCACGCGCGGACGCCGTTCCGCCAGGAGGTGTGGGATCGGCTGGCCGAAGGCTTCCGGTTCGTGCAGGGCACCTTCGACGACGAGTCGGCATTCCAGAAGCTGGCCGAAACGCTGGAGAAGCTCGATGCCGAGCGGGGCACCGGCGGCAATCACGCGTTCTACCTGTCGATTCCGCCGAAGGCCTTCCAGCAGGTGACCGAGCAGCTCCAGAAAACCGGACTCGCCCGCCCGCAGGAGGGCCGGTGGAGCCGGGTGGTCATCGAGAAGCCGTTCGGGCACGACCTGCAGAGCGCACGTGAGCTCAACGCCGTCGTCAACAGCGTGTTCCCCGAGGAGTCGGTGTTCCGCATCGACCACTACCTGGGCAAGGAGACCGTTCAGAACATCCTGGCGCTGCGCTTCGCCAACGAGTTGTACGAACCGATCTGGAACAACAACTACGTCGACAGCGTGCAGATCACCATGGCCGAGGACATCGGACTCGGCGGGCGGGCCGGCTACTACGACGGTGTCGGCGCCGCACGCGACGTGATCCAGAACCACCTGCTGCAGTTGCTGGCCCTGACCGCCATGGAGGATCCGGTCAACTTCGGCCCGCACGAGTTGCAGGCCGAGAAGATCAAGGTGCTCTCAGCGACCAATGTGGTCGAGCCACTGGACCAGACCACCGCGCGCGGACAGTACGCGGCGGGCTGGCAGGGCAGCGAGAAGGTGGTCGGCCTGCTCGAGGAGCAGGGTTTCTCCAAGGACTCCACCACCGAGACCTACGCGGCGATCACCCTCGGGATCGACACCCGCCGCTGGGCCGGCGTCCCGTTCTACCTGCGGACCGGAAAACGGCTGGGCCGCAGGGTGACCGAGATCGCCCTGATCTTCAAGCGGGCGCCCCATCTGCCGTTCGACAAGACGATGACCGAGGAACTCGGGCAGAACGCGCTGGTGATCCGGGTCCAGCCGGACGAGGGCATCACCACGAGGTTCGGGTCCAAGGTGCCGGGCAGCGCGATGGAGGTCCGCGACGTCAACATGGACTTCTCCTACGGTTCCGCATTCGCCGAGGACTCCCCCGAGGCCTACGAGCGGCTGATCCTCGACGTGCTGTTGGGCGAGCCGTCGCTGTTCCCGGTCAACCGTGAGGTCGAATTGTCCTGGGAGATACTCGATCCCGTGCTGGAACACTGGGCGGCGCATGGCAGGCCGGAACCGTACGAGTCTGGCACCTGGGGCCCCGCGTCGGCCGACGAGATGCTGCACCGCACGGGCCGGGAATGGAGGCGGCCGTGA
- the opcA gene encoding glucose-6-phosphate dehydrogenase assembly protein OpcA, with protein MIVDLPGTTTNDINKKITGLREEGGAITLSRVLTLVISLNSDELLEDSIEAASFASREHPCRVIVTVPGDRDAAESRLDAQLRVGGDAGAGEIVALRMHGELADHANSVVLPFLLPDTPVVAWWPAGGPDVPVQDPLGRLAIRRITNATECSDPLAAIKGRLQGYTPGDTDLAWARITYWRALLASAVDQHPHEPVTSALVSGLGHEPSLDVLAGWLAARIDGPVTRAVGELKVELTRSSETITLRRPQEGVTATLTRTSRPEARIPLARREAKECLAEDLRRLDADEIYHEALQGIDKVQYV; from the coding sequence ATGATCGTCGACCTGCCCGGCACCACCACCAACGACATCAACAAGAAGATCACCGGGCTGCGTGAAGAAGGCGGCGCCATCACCCTGAGCCGGGTGCTCACGCTGGTCATCTCCCTGAACTCCGATGAGCTGCTGGAAGATTCGATCGAAGCCGCCAGCTTCGCCAGTCGTGAGCATCCGTGCCGGGTGATCGTCACCGTACCCGGCGACCGGGATGCGGCGGAATCGCGCCTCGATGCGCAGCTACGCGTCGGTGGCGACGCGGGCGCCGGTGAGATCGTCGCCCTGCGAATGCACGGGGAGCTCGCCGACCACGCGAACAGTGTGGTGCTTCCCTTCCTGCTGCCCGACACACCGGTGGTCGCCTGGTGGCCGGCGGGTGGCCCGGATGTTCCCGTGCAGGACCCGCTGGGACGGCTGGCGATCCGGCGGATCACCAACGCCACCGAGTGCTCCGACCCACTGGCCGCGATCAAGGGCCGGCTGCAGGGCTACACCCCCGGCGACACCGACCTGGCCTGGGCTCGAATCACGTACTGGCGGGCGCTGCTGGCATCGGCGGTGGACCAGCATCCGCACGAACCGGTCACCTCTGCTCTGGTGTCGGGCCTGGGCCACGAGCCGTCACTCGACGTCCTCGCCGGTTGGCTGGCCGCCCGCATCGACGGTCCGGTGACGCGCGCGGTGGGTGAGCTCAAGGTCGAATTGACCCGCAGCAGCGAGACGATCACCCTGCGACGGCCGCAGGAAGGTGTGACGGCGACCCTGACCCGCACCAGCAGACCGGAGGCGCGTATCCCGCTGGCGCGGCGGGAGGCCAAGGAATGCCTCGCCGAGGACCTGCGCAGGCTGGACGCCGACGAGATCTACCACGAGGCGCTGCAGGGAATCGACAAGGTGCAGTACGTATGA
- the pgl gene encoding 6-phosphogluconolactonase: MNVVVEKYSDTSALTAAAGDRLVAAVVDAIVERGSAHIVLTGGGTGIALLERVAQRGGEVDWSKVHVYWGDERFVPADDDERNDKQARAALLDRVDIPADNVHPMAPSGGEFGDDLDAAAAGYERELSVNADDGQPAPDFDVHLLGMGGEGHVNSLFPHSSAVRESERLVVGVVDSPKPPPRRITLTLPAVRRSREVWLVVSGTEKAEAVAAAVGGADPDEVPAAGAVGRDETVWLLDEEAAAKLPPRSG; encoded by the coding sequence ATGAATGTCGTCGTCGAGAAGTACTCGGACACATCGGCTTTGACTGCAGCCGCCGGCGACCGGCTGGTCGCGGCCGTCGTCGACGCGATCGTCGAACGGGGCAGCGCACACATCGTGCTGACCGGTGGCGGGACGGGCATCGCGTTGCTCGAACGTGTCGCGCAGCGCGGCGGTGAGGTCGACTGGTCGAAGGTTCACGTGTACTGGGGTGACGAACGTTTCGTGCCCGCCGATGACGACGAGCGCAACGACAAGCAGGCGCGCGCGGCGCTGCTGGACAGGGTGGACATCCCGGCCGACAACGTGCATCCGATGGCGCCCAGCGGCGGTGAGTTCGGCGACGACCTCGACGCGGCGGCCGCCGGATACGAGCGGGAACTGTCCGTCAACGCCGACGACGGGCAACCCGCGCCGGATTTCGACGTCCACTTGCTCGGCATGGGCGGCGAGGGACATGTGAACTCGCTGTTCCCCCACAGCTCCGCAGTAAGGGAGAGCGAGCGGTTGGTGGTCGGCGTCGTCGACTCCCCCAAACCGCCGCCGCGTCGCATCACGTTGACGCTGCCGGCGGTACGGCGGTCGCGGGAAGTCTGGCTGGTGGTGTCGGGCACGGAGAAGGCCGAAGCGGTGGCTGCCGCCGTCGGCGGCGCGGATCCGGACGAGGTTCCGGCCGCCGGGGCCGTGGGTCGCGACGAGACGGTGTGGCTGCTCGACGAGGAAGCGGCCGCCAAGCTTCCGCCGCGATCAGGCTGA
- a CDS encoding ATPase, with protein sequence MADKGGKPVRTGSERIRKLAQAALNADVTVEQVDTILEGLSETLEDLNSSTANLDATLERFNETISQINELAPRLNAVVDRMEGIVDRVERIVGMGESVMLPLAATEQAVRGAVNKVRRTTGL encoded by the coding sequence ATGGCGGACAAGGGTGGCAAGCCGGTGCGCACCGGGTCGGAGCGCATCAGGAAGCTCGCGCAGGCAGCACTCAATGCCGACGTCACCGTCGAGCAGGTCGACACCATTCTCGAAGGGCTCAGCGAGACCCTGGAGGACCTGAACAGTTCGACGGCCAACCTCGACGCCACGCTGGAGCGGTTCAACGAGACCATCAGCCAGATCAACGAGCTCGCTCCGCGCCTGAACGCGGTGGTGGACCGCATGGAAGGCATCGTCGACCGGGTGGAGCGCATCGTGGGCATGGGTGAGTCGGTGATGTTGCCGCTCGCCGCGACCGAACAGGCCGTGCGGGGGGCCGTCAACAAGGTGCGGCGCACCACCGGGCTGTAG
- the ppc gene encoding phosphoenolpyruvate carboxylase — MAEVAGLEPIGAVHRTQVGREATEPMREDIRLLGAILGDTVREQNGEEVFDLVERARVESFRVRRSEIDRADLADMFDGIDIHRAIPVIRAFTHFALLANVAEDIHRERRRAVHLAAGEPPQNTSLAATYAKLDAAGLDAGTVADALTGALVSPVITAHPTETRRRTVFDTQHRITELMRLRLHGQSSTDDGRDVERELRRHILTLWQTALIRLSRLKIQDEIETGLRYYPAAFFEVIPAVNAGVRTALQDRWPEADLFAEPIVRPGSWIGGDRDGNPNVTGEVVRLATGSAAYTALEHYFAEITALEQELSLSARLVRISDGLAALADQCGEPARADEPYRRALRVVHGRLTATAHEILDRQPEHELDLGLQRYDRPAELSADLDTVDASLRANGSAVLADDRLARLRESVRAFGFHLCGLDMRQNSEVHEEVVAELLAWAGVHPDYRSLEEPERVELLAAELVTRRPLTKPGAALSELARKELDIVAAAARAVEVFGPQAVPNYVISMCQSVSDMLEAAILLKESGLLDVSGEEPYAPVGIVPLFETIDDLQRGASILEAALELPVYRTVVSARDESQEVMLGYSDSNKDGGYLAANWALYRAELDLVESARETGIRLRLFHGRGGTVGRGGGPSYDAILAQPPGAVNGSLRITEQGEVIAAKYAEPQIAHRNLETLVAATLEATLLDVEGLGDGAGPAYEVLDDLAARAQGAYAELVHDTPGFVDYFKASTPVSEIGALNIGSRPTSRKPTTSIADLRAIPWVLAWSQSRVMLPGWYGTGTAFEQWIAAGPESEQARLEVLQDLYRRWPFFRTVLSNMAQVLAKSDLGLAARYSELVNDEQLRRRVFGMIADEHHRTIRMHELVTGHDDLLADNPALARSVFNRFPYLEPLNHLQVELLRRYRSGDDDELVQRGILLTMSGLATALRNSG, encoded by the coding sequence ATGGCTGAAGTCGCCGGACTGGAACCCATCGGCGCTGTACATCGCACCCAGGTCGGCCGCGAGGCCACCGAACCGATGCGCGAGGACATCCGTCTGTTGGGTGCGATCCTCGGCGACACCGTGCGCGAACAGAACGGCGAGGAGGTGTTCGACCTCGTCGAGCGCGCCCGGGTCGAGTCGTTCCGGGTGCGCCGCTCGGAGATCGACCGCGCTGACCTGGCCGACATGTTCGACGGCATCGACATCCACCGTGCCATTCCCGTCATCCGGGCGTTCACCCACTTCGCGCTGTTGGCCAACGTCGCCGAGGACATCCACCGCGAGCGCCGCCGGGCGGTGCACCTCGCCGCCGGCGAGCCACCGCAGAACACCAGCCTGGCCGCCACCTACGCCAAGCTCGACGCCGCCGGACTGGACGCCGGCACCGTCGCCGACGCGCTTACGGGCGCGTTGGTGTCACCGGTGATCACGGCGCATCCCACCGAGACCAGGCGCCGCACCGTCTTCGACACCCAGCACCGCATCACCGAGTTGATGCGCCTGCGCCTGCACGGACAAAGCAGCACCGACGACGGCCGCGACGTCGAGCGCGAACTGCGCCGCCACATCCTGACGTTGTGGCAGACCGCGCTGATCCGGTTGTCGAGGTTGAAGATCCAGGACGAGATCGAGACCGGGCTGCGCTACTACCCGGCCGCATTCTTCGAGGTCATCCCGGCGGTAAATGCGGGCGTTCGCACGGCGCTGCAGGATCGCTGGCCCGAGGCCGACCTGTTCGCCGAACCCATCGTGCGGCCGGGCTCGTGGATCGGCGGTGACCGCGACGGCAACCCGAACGTCACCGGCGAGGTGGTGCGCCTTGCGACGGGCAGCGCGGCCTATACCGCGCTGGAGCACTATTTCGCGGAGATCACCGCGTTGGAGCAGGAGTTGTCGCTGTCGGCGCGGCTGGTCCGGATCAGCGACGGGCTCGCCGCGCTGGCCGACCAGTGCGGTGAACCCGCACGCGCCGACGAACCGTACCGCCGTGCGCTGCGGGTCGTTCACGGCCGCCTGACGGCGACCGCGCACGAGATACTCGACCGCCAGCCCGAGCACGAACTCGACCTCGGGCTACAGCGCTACGACAGGCCCGCTGAGCTATCGGCCGATCTGGACACCGTCGACGCGTCGTTGCGTGCGAACGGCAGCGCGGTGCTCGCCGACGATCGTCTTGCGCGGCTGCGGGAGTCGGTGCGCGCGTTCGGGTTTCACCTGTGCGGGCTGGACATGCGGCAGAACTCCGAGGTGCACGAGGAGGTCGTCGCCGAACTGCTGGCGTGGGCCGGCGTGCATCCGGACTACCGGTCACTCGAAGAGCCGGAGCGGGTCGAGTTGTTGGCCGCCGAGCTGGTCACGCGCCGGCCGTTGACCAAGCCCGGCGCCGCCCTGTCGGAGCTGGCTCGCAAGGAGCTCGACATCGTGGCCGCGGCCGCGCGCGCCGTCGAGGTGTTCGGGCCGCAGGCGGTGCCCAACTATGTCATCTCGATGTGCCAGTCGGTGTCCGACATGCTGGAGGCGGCGATCCTGCTCAAGGAGTCGGGGTTGCTGGACGTATCGGGCGAAGAGCCGTACGCCCCGGTCGGCATCGTGCCGCTGTTCGAGACGATCGACGATCTGCAGCGCGGCGCGTCGATTCTGGAGGCGGCGCTGGAGCTTCCGGTTTACCGGACGGTGGTGTCCGCCCGCGACGAGAGCCAGGAGGTGATGCTCGGCTACTCCGACTCCAACAAGGACGGCGGGTACCTGGCGGCGAACTGGGCGCTGTATCGCGCCGAACTCGATCTCGTGGAGTCGGCGCGCGAGACCGGAATCCGGTTGCGGCTTTTTCACGGTCGCGGTGGGACGGTGGGCCGCGGCGGCGGACCGAGCTACGACGCGATCCTCGCGCAGCCGCCGGGGGCGGTGAACGGCTCGCTGCGCATCACCGAACAGGGTGAGGTCATCGCCGCCAAGTACGCCGAACCGCAGATCGCGCATCGCAACCTGGAGACGCTGGTGGCCGCCACGCTGGAGGCGACCCTGCTCGACGTCGAAGGTCTGGGGGACGGGGCTGGGCCCGCCTACGAGGTGCTGGACGATCTCGCCGCGCGGGCCCAAGGCGCCTATGCCGAATTGGTGCACGACACCCCGGGGTTCGTCGACTACTTCAAGGCGTCCACACCGGTGAGCGAGATCGGTGCGCTCAACATCGGAAGCAGGCCGACGTCACGCAAGCCGACGACGTCGATCGCCGACCTGCGGGCGATCCCGTGGGTGTTGGCATGGAGTCAGTCGCGGGTGATGCTGCCCGGCTGGTACGGCACCGGCACGGCGTTCGAGCAGTGGATCGCTGCCGGCCCCGAGTCCGAGCAGGCCCGCCTGGAGGTGCTGCAGGACCTGTATCGGCGTTGGCCGTTCTTCCGGACGGTGCTGTCGAACATGGCGCAGGTGCTGGCCAAGTCCGACCTGGGCCTGGCCGCCCGCTACTCCGAACTGGTCAATGACGAGCAGTTGCGGCGCCGCGTGTTCGGCATGATCGCCGACGAACACCACCGCACCATCCGCATGCACGAGCTCGTCACCGGCCACGACGACCTGCTGGCCGACAACCCGGCGCTGGCGCGGTCGGTGTTCAACCGCTTCCCGTATCTGGAACCGCTGAACCACCTGCAGGTCGAGCTGTTGCGGCGCTACCGCTCGGGCGACGACGACGAACTGGTCCAGCGCGGCATCCTGCTCACCATGAGTGGCCTGGCCACCGCGCTGCGCAACAGCGGATAG
- the secG gene encoding preprotein translocase subunit SecG: MELALQIILIVTSVLVVLLVLLHRAKGGGLSTLFGGGVQSSLSGSTVVEKNLDRLTYFVTGIWVVSIIGVALQIKYS, encoded by the coding sequence ATGGAATTGGCCCTGCAGATCATCCTGATCGTGACCAGTGTGCTGGTCGTGCTCCTGGTGCTGCTGCATCGTGCCAAGGGTGGCGGCCTGTCGACGCTGTTCGGCGGCGGTGTTCAGTCCAGCCTGTCCGGCTCGACGGTGGTGGAGAAGAACCTCGACCGGCTGACGTATTTCGTCACCGGGATATGGGTGGTCTCGATCATCGGCGTCGCGCTGCAGATCAAATACAGCTGA
- the tpiA gene encoding triose-phosphate isomerase has product MSRKPLIAGNWKMNLNHFEAIALVQKIAFALPAKYFDKVDVTVIPPFTDLRSVQTLVDGDKLLLTYGAQDLSPHDSGAYTGDVSGAFLAKLGCSYVIVGHSERRTHHHEDDAVVAAKAAAAFRHSLIPIICIGEPLEVREAGDHVEHNVESLRGSLAGLSTEQVGQAVIAYEPVWAIGTGRVASATDAQEVCKAIRDELGRLATPQLAAGVRVLYGGSVNAKNVGEIIAAEDVDGALVGGASLDAEQFATLSAIAAGGPLPS; this is encoded by the coding sequence GTGAGCCGCAAGCCATTGATCGCCGGCAACTGGAAGATGAACCTCAACCACTTCGAGGCCATCGCGCTGGTGCAGAAGATCGCGTTCGCGCTGCCCGCGAAGTACTTCGACAAAGTCGACGTCACGGTGATACCGCCGTTCACCGACCTGCGCAGTGTCCAGACGCTGGTCGACGGCGACAAGTTGCTGCTGACCTACGGTGCGCAGGACCTCTCGCCGCACGACTCGGGCGCCTACACCGGCGACGTCAGCGGCGCGTTCCTGGCCAAGCTGGGCTGCAGCTACGTCATCGTCGGGCACTCCGAGCGGCGCACCCACCACCATGAGGACGACGCCGTCGTGGCCGCCAAGGCCGCCGCCGCGTTCCGGCACAGCCTAATCCCGATCATCTGCATCGGCGAACCGCTCGAGGTGCGCGAGGCGGGTGACCACGTCGAGCACAACGTCGAGTCCCTGCGCGGCTCGCTGGCCGGTCTCAGCACGGAACAGGTCGGCCAGGCCGTCATCGCCTACGAACCCGTGTGGGCGATCGGCACCGGGCGGGTGGCCAGCGCCACCGACGCTCAGGAGGTGTGCAAGGCCATCCGCGACGAGCTGGGCAGGCTCGCAACGCCGCAGCTGGCGGCCGGGGTGCGGGTCCTCTACGGCGGCTCGGTGAACGCCAAGAACGTCGGTGAGATCATCGCTGCCGAGGACGTCGACGGCGCCCTGGTCGGCGGTGCTTCCCTGGATGCCGAGCAGTTCGCCACCTTGTCGGCCATCGCGGCGGGCGGGCCCCTGCCGTCGTGA